The genomic region GGCGCGTTCGTTCTTCAACGTCGGCATGGCCAAGAAGTTCATGCAGACCGTGCTCGTCGCGGACGCCCTGTCCGAACTGCAGCGCGCGGACCTGACCACGTCGCTCAGAGAAATCTACTACCGGACGAAGCACACGATCAAAGACTCGCATGAGAATACGTTCGACACGCAGGACGAGTCGGATCCGGTCATCGAGGATCTGGAAGTCTCCCTGGCCGCCCTGCGCGAAGAACTGCACGTGCGGGCGGAGAACAGCGGCAGCATCGTCGGGCCGGTCGTCTTCGGGGACGACGGCGATCGCGTCGATTGCTCCAAGCTCGGCAAAGGCGGGTACTCAGTGCCCTCGATCGTGGAACCGGAGTACTTGGAGATCCGCCGGTGCACGGCCGACTTCGTGCTGCTCGTCGAGAAGGGAACCCAATGGAACCGGCTGTCGGAAGACAAGTTCTGGCGCCGATATAATTGTGTCTTGTTGACGGGAAACGGCCAGCCGCCTCGTGGCGTGCGCCGGCTTACCAGACGCCTCCATGAAGAATACAAGCTGCCGGTCTATGTCCTGGTCGATAATGACCCGTGGGGCTACTATATTTATTCCGTCGTCAAACAGGGCTCCATCAACCTGGCGTTCGAGAGCCAGCGCATGGCGATTCCGAAAGCCAAGTTCATGGGATTGTCGAGCGCCGACCCCGAACGTTATGAATTACCAAGAAATGTCGGCATTAAGCTGAATGAGAAGGATATCGCCAGAGCCAAGGAACTCATGAACTATCAATGGTTCCAGAAACCGGCCTGGCAGGCTGAAATCAAACGGATGCTCAGCAGCGGGTTGAAGTACGAACTGGACGCCCTGGCCAATAAGGATTTCCAGTATCTCACGAAAAAATATCTCCCGCGGAAACTCAAGGAAAAGGACTGGCTCGACTAGCGGCTTATTTCTTCGGCGTTTTCCAGGCCTCGACTCCATATGAGAATAGCCCTCAACCGTTCCAGGGAATCGCCTAGTGGTACCTCCGAGCTCTCATAGGTTAGTGTTTCTTCATGCGAAACAAGACGAAACCGGTGATCGTCCCGATGATGTTTTTTACCGCTATGACCATCTGTGCATGGTCCGGGCCGAGCTATTCGGCAGACCAGCTTCCACCCGGCGGCTCCGAAT from Nitrospira japonica harbors:
- a CDS encoding DNA topoisomerase IV subunit A, with protein sequence MAAESKKKTTVVGRKLIGLADVVIGAAERSKDPTFSIPIRALSNVSFNPRKGLIEMGDKKQARSFFNVGMAKKFMQTVLVADALSELQRADLTTSLREIYYRTKHTIKDSHENTFDTQDESDPVIEDLEVSLAALREELHVRAENSGSIVGPVVFGDDGDRVDCSKLGKGGYSVPSIVEPEYLEIRRCTADFVLLVEKGTQWNRLSEDKFWRRYNCVLLTGNGQPPRGVRRLTRRLHEEYKLPVYVLVDNDPWGYYIYSVVKQGSINLAFESQRMAIPKAKFMGLSSADPERYELPRNVGIKLNEKDIARAKELMNYQWFQKPAWQAEIKRMLSSGLKYELDALANKDFQYLTKKYLPRKLKEKDWLD